A section of the Paenibacillus odorifer genome encodes:
- a CDS encoding efflux RND transporter periplasmic adaptor subunit, producing the protein MKNSIKRIKKWVIIITIIVVAGYFLNAKFFNKVEEVVSEVPSELITFPVTQETITQSVQVKGTSKYEHETLVYAPFASKVTHWNVKNGDQVKKGALLFTLDTSALKNEIALQEATNRKAKLEAELNSFVSQQNDEAIPVGTSEAERLKSLATQETGRIGEDLNKVNADISAGEIAGKKKKIQSASYQAPSSGIFLFESNSEPPQLVTDNQYIGKIVNLDKLQFIATVGEQEVFRIKTGMKVAVKMTASKDVRLSGKVEKISKFAMATSSKETASTQPPQFEVVISLESNEILIGGLSLNGEIETIHKENVTVLSSIAVIHEGDLSYVMVDKGNGNIERKEIKIGLETSDKVEVLSGLKAGDEVVLQ; encoded by the coding sequence ATGAAGAATAGCATAAAGAGAATTAAAAAGTGGGTTATTATTATAACAATTATTGTTGTCGCAGGTTACTTTTTGAATGCAAAGTTCTTTAACAAGGTAGAAGAGGTAGTGAGCGAGGTGCCTAGTGAGCTCATAACTTTTCCGGTCACTCAAGAGACGATTACTCAATCTGTACAAGTTAAAGGAACATCCAAGTATGAACATGAAACCCTCGTATATGCTCCATTTGCTTCTAAGGTAACACACTGGAATGTGAAAAATGGAGATCAAGTGAAGAAGGGAGCATTGCTATTTACTCTCGATACAAGTGCTCTTAAGAATGAGATCGCACTCCAAGAGGCGACCAACCGCAAGGCGAAGCTGGAAGCTGAATTAAATTCATTTGTTAGTCAGCAAAATGATGAGGCGATCCCCGTTGGCACGTCGGAAGCTGAACGGCTAAAGAGCTTGGCTACACAGGAGACGGGTCGAATAGGCGAAGATTTAAATAAGGTAAATGCAGATATTTCAGCAGGAGAGATAGCAGGCAAGAAAAAGAAGATCCAATCTGCGAGTTATCAGGCCCCATCCTCAGGAATTTTTTTATTCGAAAGCAATAGTGAACCTCCTCAATTAGTTACGGATAATCAGTATATCGGGAAAATTGTGAATTTGGATAAACTGCAGTTCATAGCTACTGTGGGAGAACAGGAAGTGTTTCGTATTAAGACTGGTATGAAGGTGGCCGTTAAAATGACAGCCTCTAAGGATGTTAGATTGTCCGGTAAAGTAGAGAAAATTTCTAAATTTGCAATGGCTACCTCAAGTAAAGAAACGGCTTCTACTCAACCCCCTCAGTTCGAAGTAGTCATTTCACTTGAATCGAATGAGATTTTGATTGGAGGTCTAAGCTTAAACGGTGAAATTGAGACTATTCATAAAGAAAATGTCACAGTGCTTTCTAGCATTGCCGTCATACATGAAGGAGATTTATCTTATGTTATGGTGGATAAAGGTAACGGGAATATTGAACGAAAAGAAATAAAAATTGGATTGGAGACCTCTGATAAAGTTGAAGTGCTGTCAGGACTGAAAGCTGGAGATGAAGTAGTTCTTCAGTAG
- a CDS encoding DUF3502 domain-containing protein, with protein sequence MKKKKGWLSLLLAAVFLVSGCAQGNNESAPPSSGTGNEGTSSSTDSGSNDGSALTPAKLKIVLYGDESNRMKELAKTSFYDTIKKEINAEVEFQFLPWTEYGGGKTDLMLSTGEDFATYTDANYMVKSVAKGLYADLTPYADAAADLSKNVDEASFKAFQLEGKQYAIPVGNKPNSAEFYSALVRQDLLEEAGMTQVTSLGELEQFYDKVHAIHPELIGYANTDARRLLQYDYTDKNLYWQNDFIALDESVKDDKIISWFETEEFKSYANLMHGWYEKGIIPKYAATNVPQLQSDWNSGKAMFWAGTAARPFEGAATISQAVPDAKLVNYFLGSGRPKISRGTYSTAFFVSTAAKDPERYVMFFNLLQKNQELYDLFAYGIEGTDYTLDENGRLTKITTDSLIPDWLLMNKNFMRFDNTVPDEFIAEYKAWDDGAIISKGAGFNFDNTPVKNEETKLNGVFTEYLAPIGSGFSDYDTAFPKALDRLKAAGIDKYIAEYQKQFSEWYAKQ encoded by the coding sequence ATGAAAAAGAAAAAAGGTTGGTTAAGTTTGCTCCTAGCTGCGGTGTTCTTGGTAAGTGGCTGTGCTCAGGGCAACAATGAAAGCGCTCCCCCTAGTTCTGGGACTGGAAATGAAGGTACCTCTTCCTCTACGGATAGCGGTAGTAATGACGGCAGCGCCTTGACTCCTGCCAAATTGAAAATTGTGCTGTACGGGGATGAGTCCAACCGGATGAAGGAACTAGCGAAGACATCGTTCTACGACACTATTAAGAAAGAAATCAATGCTGAGGTTGAATTTCAGTTTCTTCCTTGGACCGAATATGGCGGCGGCAAAACTGACTTAATGCTGTCTACGGGAGAAGACTTCGCAACCTATACAGATGCCAATTACATGGTAAAATCTGTGGCAAAGGGGCTTTATGCCGACCTCACTCCGTATGCCGATGCAGCAGCTGATTTGAGTAAAAATGTGGACGAGGCCTCCTTCAAAGCCTTTCAGCTGGAAGGCAAGCAGTATGCGATCCCCGTCGGCAACAAACCGAATTCTGCGGAATTCTACAGTGCGCTAGTCAGACAGGATTTGCTTGAAGAAGCCGGGATGACACAGGTCACTTCACTGGGGGAACTAGAGCAGTTCTATGATAAGGTCCATGCCATTCATCCCGAACTGATCGGGTACGCCAACACCGATGCACGCAGACTCCTACAATATGATTACACGGACAAAAACCTCTATTGGCAAAATGATTTTATTGCCCTGGATGAGTCTGTGAAGGATGATAAAATTATTAGCTGGTTTGAAACCGAAGAGTTCAAGAGTTATGCGAACCTTATGCACGGCTGGTATGAAAAAGGAATCATTCCGAAATATGCCGCCACCAATGTTCCGCAGCTGCAGTCTGACTGGAACTCCGGTAAAGCGATGTTCTGGGCCGGCACAGCGGCACGCCCATTCGAAGGTGCGGCAACCATCTCACAAGCAGTGCCTGATGCCAAACTGGTCAACTATTTCCTCGGCAGCGGCCGTCCAAAAATCAGCCGCGGCACTTACAGCACCGCCTTTTTCGTCTCCACCGCAGCTAAAGACCCTGAACGTTACGTCATGTTCTTCAATCTGCTGCAAAAAAACCAGGAGCTGTACGACTTGTTCGCCTACGGGATAGAAGGAACAGACTATACGCTGGATGAAAACGGGCGTTTGACCAAAATAACCACTGATTCGCTGATCCCTGACTGGCTGCTGATGAACAAAAACTTCATGCGTTTCGATAACACGGTACCGGATGAGTTTATTGCAGAATATAAAGCTTGGGACGATGGAGCCATCATTTCCAAAGGTGCCGGCTTCAACTTTGACAATACACCCGTCAAGAATGAAGAAACGAAGCTGAACGGCGTATTCACTGAATACCTCGCTCCGATCGGCAGCGGCTTCAGTGATTATGACACCGCCTTTCCCAAAGCGCTAGACAGACTAAAAGCAGCGGGAATAGACAAATATATCGCTGAATACCAGAAACAATTTTCCGAATGGTACGCCAAGCAGTAG
- a CDS encoding carbohydrate ABC transporter permease, with protein sequence MQTTENKGLLIFFYICIAVFSVICLAPFILAVSGSLSTESRIAAEGYSFWPRGFTFETYEFLFGSKAQQILRAYSMSVIVTVLGTVSAVLVTTAYAYVISVKSFRLKNFFAFFAYFTMLFSGGTLPWYLLSTKYYHLGDTLIGLFIPYVLSVFLMFLMANYFRSIPHEIVESAQIDGAGHLRIFFSIMIPLGRVGLVTISLFYALQFWNDFYLPLMLVSDQDLYTIQYLMYNMMANIQFLASGNAAQVGGAIIAPPLETAKMAMTCLTVLPIAILYPFLQRFFVKGIIVGSVKG encoded by the coding sequence ATGCAAACTACCGAAAACAAAGGCCTGCTCATTTTCTTTTACATCTGTATTGCCGTATTTTCAGTAATCTGTCTAGCGCCGTTTATTCTGGCAGTATCCGGCTCATTATCTACCGAATCCAGAATCGCCGCGGAAGGCTATTCGTTCTGGCCCAGAGGCTTTACCTTTGAAACCTATGAATTCCTGTTTGGCTCGAAGGCACAGCAGATTCTGCGGGCGTATTCCATGTCGGTGATCGTTACGGTGCTGGGTACCGTGTCGGCCGTATTGGTGACCACCGCTTACGCTTATGTTATTTCCGTTAAAAGCTTCCGGCTCAAAAATTTCTTCGCCTTCTTCGCCTATTTTACAATGCTGTTCAGCGGAGGAACGCTGCCATGGTATCTGCTTAGCACCAAATATTATCATTTGGGCGATACGCTCATCGGTCTGTTCATCCCTTATGTGCTAAGCGTCTTTCTGATGTTTCTCATGGCTAACTATTTCCGTAGCATCCCGCATGAAATCGTGGAATCTGCGCAAATCGATGGTGCCGGACATCTGCGCATCTTCTTCAGCATTATGATTCCGCTGGGCCGCGTCGGACTGGTCACCATCTCGCTCTTTTACGCACTGCAATTCTGGAATGACTTCTATTTGCCACTAATGCTGGTATCCGATCAGGATCTCTATACGATCCAATATTTGATGTATAACATGATGGCGAACATTCAGTTCCTGGCTTCCGGCAATGCTGCTCAAGTTGGTGGAGCTATCATCGCACCGCCACTGGAGACAGCCAAAATGGCAATGACCTGTCTGACCGTTTTGCCAATCGCCATATTATATCCTTTTCTCCAGCGTTTTTTTGTCAAAGGTATTATTGTAGGTTCGGTCAAAGGATAA
- a CDS encoding ABC transporter permease, whose product MMQEATSETQGMPSPGIRTAKAKSFRKSLRKDSSLYLLALPGIVILILFAYLPMSGLILVFKNYNFNDGIFGSPWAGFSNFEFFFSSMEDSLRATRNTVMLNALYMLTGTFFSVAIAIILNELRSKWFIKITQSVMFFPYFISWIIIGAILFSLLDYDKGIMNQLLQTFGFSQVDWYSSPWLFVIILVLANIWKSAGYGAIIYYAVLQGIDTSYYEAARIDGASRWQIITKITVPMLIPSIILMTLLGIGGMLKGDLSMIMGVTFLNPLLLPTTDIIDVYVYRTAIRSGEFGFASAITLYQSVFGFILVLVANKLAGWYDKDSKLF is encoded by the coding sequence ATGATGCAAGAGGCTACATCGGAGACACAAGGAATGCCAAGTCCGGGAATCAGGACGGCTAAAGCCAAGAGCTTCCGTAAATCCCTAAGGAAGGACAGCTCGCTTTATTTGCTCGCTCTTCCGGGAATCGTCATTCTAATTCTTTTTGCTTATCTGCCGATGAGTGGTCTGATTCTCGTCTTTAAAAATTACAACTTCAACGACGGAATCTTCGGCAGCCCGTGGGCCGGCTTCTCTAATTTCGAGTTTTTCTTCTCTAGTATGGAAGATTCTCTTAGGGCTACACGCAACACGGTGATGTTAAATGCGCTGTATATGCTAACCGGCACGTTTTTTTCAGTGGCCATCGCCATTATTCTAAATGAGCTGCGCAGCAAATGGTTTATCAAAATCACGCAGAGCGTCATGTTTTTCCCGTATTTTATTTCCTGGATTATTATCGGAGCCATTCTGTTCTCCCTGCTGGATTACGACAAAGGCATTATGAACCAGTTGCTCCAGACATTCGGCTTCTCTCAGGTTGACTGGTATTCCAGCCCTTGGCTGTTCGTAATCATTCTCGTGCTAGCGAATATCTGGAAAAGCGCTGGTTACGGCGCCATTATCTATTATGCGGTGCTGCAAGGCATCGACACTTCCTATTATGAAGCTGCAAGAATCGATGGTGCCTCCAGATGGCAGATTATCACCAAAATTACGGTGCCAATGCTGATTCCGTCGATCATTCTGATGACGCTGCTGGGCATCGGGGGCATGCTAAAAGGCGATCTCAGTATGATTATGGGGGTAACGTTCCTGAATCCGTTGCTTCTGCCGACTACCGACATTATCGATGTGTATGTATACCGCACAGCCATCCGTTCCGGAGAATTCGGCTTTGCTTCAGCCATCACGCTCTATCAATCCGTCTTTGGTTTCATCCTGGTGCTGGTGGCCAACAAATTAGCCGGCTGGTATGACAAAGACAGCAAACTATTTTAG
- a CDS encoding AraC family transcriptional regulator: protein MGKRKKLYSRFFMSLTAISVCCILVLAVVIFYWYRNITIDNVNKANQNVLVNTETVFTNYEEIVQNYAMDFYRNPNINALMMNGDTSWSDQLYSALSQIRGALVVNQYMENAYIMGVDEPVAMFENLPLSPESKLELFSRMRDNIIVESPFLWEATLNNGAPITLLTVFYNDRAFADSEYNGAVALTVNLGKLQNNLFTQKEGETTRYAVLDGKASVLMHSALSDIPLEEGMLKQVVSSTSERGSFVYRGGAEPQLITYVYSAADKLWFVSETSYKDSIRDISNARNLMTGLCLALIAAASITANLISRRMYKPIGRLFGNIAHLSGNEEALKTGGDFDTVSQELEQIGVKLEQLKKESDDSALMRWLLSPQRTPENSRTPLMSIAAAGRAYCVCVLTALEPDQPEDSDFRHTFEENIQQIEHAFCELAAIQSFRPHQGTAVLILSELHSGSFGDYALYRGKWEEFAAQLQLSGSCCVLGISGLTDDLNLLRAKYNEAADSLQYIKFHVQQNIIFADDTIHLNSSPMPDSALEPVLQAVKQTELSNHIPQAVERLLAVACSYRVEPATIALSRLVFELSRTAELNADVQHSGFLDNYQHIWQIQSYDKLWNWIVDSCYTAHERIASMSAVQTKSIAGEAICYIRDHYDDSRLSLNALADKLSLSPAYLSRLIADEVNCSFPDFVNLLRLEQAQMLLVTELGLDIREIAEKVGYNSSTYFTTQFKKRYGVTPSKWRMNHILQKQNLPD, encoded by the coding sequence TTGGGAAAAAGAAAGAAATTGTACTCCCGCTTTTTTATGAGCCTAACCGCGATTTCAGTTTGCTGTATTCTAGTACTGGCTGTAGTGATCTTTTATTGGTACCGGAATATTACGATAGATAATGTCAACAAGGCGAACCAAAATGTACTGGTGAATACTGAAACCGTTTTTACAAACTATGAAGAGATCGTCCAGAACTACGCTATGGACTTCTATAGGAATCCAAACATCAACGCGCTCATGATGAATGGCGATACCAGCTGGAGCGACCAGTTGTACAGTGCCCTAAGCCAAATCCGCGGAGCATTGGTTGTGAACCAATATATGGAGAATGCCTACATCATGGGAGTGGATGAGCCTGTTGCCATGTTCGAAAACCTTCCGCTAAGCCCTGAATCCAAGCTGGAGCTGTTCTCGAGAATGCGGGATAACATTATTGTTGAATCACCGTTTCTGTGGGAAGCAACCTTGAATAACGGTGCCCCCATTACCCTGCTCACCGTGTTCTATAATGACCGGGCATTTGCGGATAGCGAATATAATGGTGCGGTAGCGCTGACCGTCAATCTGGGAAAGCTGCAGAATAATCTGTTTACGCAAAAAGAAGGCGAAACCACCCGTTACGCTGTGCTTGACGGAAAAGCATCGGTGCTCATGCACAGTGCATTATCTGACATCCCTCTGGAAGAGGGCATGTTAAAGCAGGTGGTGTCATCCACCTCTGAAAGAGGCTCTTTTGTCTATAGGGGAGGTGCAGAGCCACAGCTGATTACCTATGTATATTCTGCAGCGGACAAGCTGTGGTTTGTGTCGGAGACTTCCTACAAGGATAGCATCCGTGATATCTCCAATGCCCGCAATCTGATGACTGGCCTATGCTTGGCCTTGATTGCCGCCGCATCTATAACCGCCAACCTGATCTCGCGGCGGATGTATAAGCCAATCGGCCGGCTGTTCGGCAATATCGCTCATCTATCTGGCAATGAAGAAGCGCTGAAAACCGGTGGCGATTTCGATACCGTAAGCCAGGAGCTCGAACAGATTGGCGTTAAGCTGGAGCAGCTAAAAAAAGAAAGCGATGATAGCGCCTTGATGCGGTGGCTGCTTTCCCCGCAGAGAACACCGGAGAACAGCAGGACACCCCTGATGAGTATAGCCGCTGCTGGGAGAGCATATTGTGTATGCGTGCTGACCGCTCTGGAGCCCGATCAACCTGAAGACTCCGACTTCCGGCATACCTTTGAAGAAAACATACAGCAGATTGAACATGCCTTCTGTGAACTTGCAGCCATTCAATCCTTCCGCCCGCATCAGGGCACTGCTGTGCTGATTCTGAGCGAGCTTCACAGCGGCAGCTTCGGCGATTACGCTTTGTACCGCGGTAAATGGGAAGAATTCGCGGCTCAGCTGCAGCTTTCCGGATCCTGCTGCGTCCTCGGAATCAGCGGGCTGACGGATGATTTAAACCTACTAAGGGCTAAATACAATGAGGCTGCAGACAGTCTGCAATATATTAAATTTCATGTGCAGCAGAATATCATCTTTGCCGATGATACGATCCATCTGAACAGCAGCCCAATGCCCGACAGTGCCCTTGAACCGGTACTGCAAGCCGTTAAGCAGACGGAACTCTCGAACCATATTCCGCAGGCAGTGGAGAGATTGCTGGCAGTAGCCTGCAGTTACCGCGTCGAGCCTGCCACCATCGCTTTATCGAGACTGGTCTTTGAGCTCAGTCGCACGGCTGAGCTTAATGCAGACGTCCAGCATTCCGGCTTTCTAGATAATTACCAGCATATCTGGCAGATCCAAAGCTATGACAAGCTATGGAATTGGATTGTAGACAGCTGTTATACCGCCCACGAGCGCATTGCCAGCATGAGTGCTGTACAGACCAAGAGCATTGCTGGTGAAGCCATTTGTTATATCAGAGATCATTATGATGACTCCAGGCTCTCCCTTAATGCCCTTGCTGACAAGCTATCGCTAAGTCCCGCTTATCTCAGTAGACTTATTGCCGACGAAGTAAACTGCAGCTTTCCCGATTTCGTTAACCTGCTGCGTCTGGAGCAGGCGCAGATGTTATTAGTCACTGAGCTTGGCTTGGATATCCGGGAAATTGCCGAGAAAGTGGGCTACAACAGCAGCACCTATTTTACAACCCAGTTCAAAAAGCGTTATGGGGTTACACCTTCCAAATGGAGAATGAATCATATTCTGCAGAAACAGAATCTTCCTGATTGA
- a CDS encoding glycoside hydrolase family 43 protein — translation MRTFRNPVLPGFYPDPSAIRVGEDYYLVTSSFEFFPGVPIFHSKDLVNWRQLGHVLDRPSQLNLDHSIPSMGIWAPTLRYHEGVFYMITTFIDNDKNQHNFYVTTTDPAGDWSDPVWLEDAPGIDSSLFFDEDGKVYYTGNRVPPEGQDYPKHMDIWLQEIDLSQGKLIGPKHSIWQGALKVAHAQEGPHIYKIGAWYYVLIAEGGTGHTHAITIARSKSVTGPYEGHKANPILTHRHLGRAYPIVNVGHGELVETQHGDWWMFCLASRTSGGYYRNLGRETFLTPVIWENEWPVVNPGKGVLEFETEAPDLPETKWPELPARDEFIGYELAPIWNFLRTPRGEFWSLTDKPGVLRLRLKPERLSEITNPSYIGRRQQHLSFRAATDMTFSPAAEGEVAGLVLLQNADHHFRYELGLEAGERVLQLIHRMGGSEQLLASVPYPQDQVQLKVEARGQEYSFYYRPSEAAKWTAFCERTDGRVLSTDLAGGFTGAYIGMYTSSQGAKSESYADFDWFSYEGLE, via the coding sequence ATGAGAACATTCCGCAATCCAGTGCTGCCGGGATTTTATCCTGACCCTTCCGCTATCCGTGTTGGTGAAGATTATTATCTTGTGACTTCAAGCTTTGAATTTTTCCCAGGCGTTCCTATCTTCCACAGCAAGGATCTGGTCAATTGGCGCCAGCTTGGCCATGTACTGGACCGCCCGTCCCAGCTCAATCTGGATCACTCGATTCCCTCCATGGGCATTTGGGCACCGACGCTCCGCTATCATGAGGGAGTTTTCTATATGATTACTACTTTTATTGACAATGACAAGAACCAGCATAATTTTTATGTAACAACAACCGATCCGGCCGGAGACTGGTCTGACCCTGTATGGCTGGAGGATGCACCCGGTATTGACTCCTCTTTGTTCTTCGATGAAGACGGCAAGGTGTATTATACCGGCAACCGTGTTCCGCCGGAAGGGCAGGATTATCCGAAGCATATGGATATCTGGCTGCAGGAGATTGATCTCAGCCAAGGGAAGCTAATCGGTCCGAAGCATAGTATTTGGCAAGGCGCACTCAAGGTAGCTCATGCGCAAGAGGGACCGCATATTTATAAGATCGGCGCTTGGTATTACGTGCTGATTGCCGAGGGCGGAACCGGGCATACTCATGCGATTACGATTGCCAGAAGCAAGAGTGTGACAGGTCCTTATGAGGGCCATAAAGCCAATCCGATTCTGACGCATCGCCATCTTGGCAGAGCGTATCCTATTGTTAATGTGGGTCATGGAGAGCTAGTGGAGACTCAGCATGGTGACTGGTGGATGTTCTGCTTGGCTTCACGAACCAGCGGTGGTTATTACCGCAATCTGGGACGTGAAACCTTCCTGACACCGGTAATCTGGGAGAACGAATGGCCTGTGGTCAATCCCGGCAAAGGGGTGCTGGAATTTGAGACGGAGGCTCCGGATTTGCCGGAGACAAAATGGCCGGAATTGCCTGCGCGCGATGAGTTTATAGGTTATGAGCTGGCACCGATCTGGAATTTCCTGCGGACACCGCGGGGTGAATTCTGGAGTCTCACCGACAAGCCTGGAGTTCTGCGGCTTCGCCTGAAGCCAGAACGGCTCTCGGAGATCACCAATCCATCTTATATCGGTAGACGCCAGCAGCATTTGAGCTTCAGAGCGGCGACGGACATGACGTTTAGTCCCGCTGCAGAAGGGGAAGTGGCTGGTCTTGTTCTCCTCCAAAATGCGGATCACCACTTCCGTTATGAACTGGGGCTGGAGGCAGGCGAACGCGTATTACAGCTGATTCATCGGATGGGGGGCAGCGAGCAGCTGCTGGCGTCAGTGCCATATCCACAGGATCAGGTACAGCTTAAGGTGGAAGCCAGAGGACAAGAGTACAGCTTCTATTACAGACCTTCTGAAGCCGCCAAGTGGACAGCCTTCTGCGAACGGACGGATGGCAGAGTGCTCAGCACCGATCTGGCCGGAGGGTTCACAGGAGCATACATCGGGATGTACACAAGCTCTCAAGGTGCAAAGAGCGAAAGCTATGCTGATTTCGACTGGTTTAGCTATGAAGGACTTGAGTAA
- a CDS encoding glycoside hydrolase family 28 protein produces MSSNLVTNTYPIPELPQIPERTFTITDYGAEEGGLTLCTSAIQAALDACAAAGGGKVVIPAGIWRTGPLTLHSRINLYVDKGALVQFDPDHTLYPLLSSHYEGNAGWRCQAPLDGEGLSDVAITGEGIFDGSGEGWRPVKRFKMTEKQWERLIESGGVLDPQGEVWWPSREAMEGEDFCRKLWDKGETSMEAYLPARTYLRPTLLSLRNCRRVLLEGPTFQNSPAWCLHPIGCEQITVRNVQVRNPWYSQNGDGLDLESCTHALVEHSSFDVGDDAICLKSGKDEEGRKWGMPCQYITIRNCTVYHGHGGVVIGSEMSGGVHAVRVSDCLFIGTDIGLRFKSTRGRGGVVEDIVMENINMTGIIHEAVSFHMFYAGVEGSEGYDEQLFSVTEETPQFRKITLKNIVCHGAATALLVNGLPEMPLADLTIEKFHAVSDRGIVLRHATGLKLDRIRLQTSEMPKITAHRCSHVTLTNSEDLTITER; encoded by the coding sequence ATGAGCAGCAATCTTGTAACCAATACGTATCCGATTCCCGAGCTTCCCCAGATTCCCGAGCGGACTTTTACAATCACGGATTATGGGGCGGAAGAGGGTGGATTAACGCTATGTACCTCTGCTATTCAGGCTGCACTGGACGCCTGCGCTGCAGCGGGAGGCGGAAAGGTTGTTATTCCCGCTGGTATCTGGCGCACAGGACCTCTTACTTTGCATAGTCGAATTAATCTGTATGTAGACAAGGGAGCATTGGTGCAGTTTGATCCTGATCATACCTTGTATCCGCTACTTTCTTCCCATTATGAGGGGAATGCCGGCTGGCGCTGTCAGGCTCCGCTCGATGGAGAAGGCTTAAGCGATGTGGCAATAACCGGTGAGGGAATATTCGACGGCAGCGGTGAAGGCTGGCGTCCAGTGAAGCGGTTTAAGATGACCGAGAAGCAATGGGAGCGTTTGATCGAATCTGGAGGAGTACTTGATCCCCAGGGCGAAGTATGGTGGCCTTCCCGGGAAGCCATGGAAGGTGAGGACTTCTGCCGGAAGCTGTGGGACAAGGGAGAAACTAGTATGGAGGCTTATCTGCCTGCTCGTACGTATCTGCGTCCGACGTTACTTAGCCTGCGCAACTGCCGGCGTGTGCTGCTGGAAGGGCCGACCTTCCAGAATTCACCTGCTTGGTGTCTTCATCCCATTGGTTGCGAACAGATTACCGTACGAAATGTTCAGGTACGTAATCCTTGGTATTCGCAGAACGGGGATGGCCTTGATTTGGAATCCTGCACGCATGCTCTAGTTGAGCACAGCAGCTTTGATGTGGGTGATGACGCCATCTGTCTCAAATCAGGCAAGGATGAGGAAGGCCGTAAGTGGGGAATGCCCTGCCAGTATATTACCATCCGGAATTGCACGGTATATCACGGACATGGAGGCGTTGTGATCGGCAGCGAGATGTCCGGAGGTGTACATGCAGTTCGAGTTAGTGACTGCCTGTTCATCGGCACGGACATCGGCCTGCGGTTCAAAAGCACCCGGGGAAGAGGCGGTGTGGTGGAGGATATTGTAATGGAGAATATCAACATGACCGGCATCATCCACGAGGCTGTATCCTTTCATATGTTCTATGCAGGGGTTGAAGGATCGGAAGGGTATGACGAGCAGTTATTTTCGGTTACAGAGGAAACTCCGCAATTTCGGAAGATTACCCTGAAGAACATTGTGTGCCATGGTGCGGCAACCGCTCTACTGGTTAACGGGCTGCCGGAGATGCCGCTTGCTGATCTAACCATTGAAAAATTCCACGCAGTGAGTGACCGGGGAATTGTGCTGCGGCATGCTACGGGGCTTAAGCTGGATCGTATCCGGTTGCAGACTTCGGAAATGCCGAAGATAACAGCGCATAGATGCAGCCACGTCACGCTCACTAATTCCGAAGATTTGACGATCACAGAGAGATAA
- a CDS encoding helix-turn-helix transcriptional regulator, translating into MTSLTSPNHKYHIEEDRYSIQHMKRKGITAMPRPHSHDLAELYYLIQGERVYFVDDRVITVHKGELILISGRELHSTASSEVAEFERILINYDPALLPPSLQNEAIWFHDRGYRLFKLTLREQDEAEILMNRMLEECRLQRPYYETSVIALFAELMILLQRSESISQAGGTKHPLHHLVTDVATYIRDHYREALTLEETASNFYISPSYLSRVFHRLTGFHFREYIVHVRVREAERLLVGSTGKIQEIASAVGFEHLSHFNKTFKKSTGLTPLQYRKEARSHPRKFKTDFHHP; encoded by the coding sequence ATGACTAGCCTGACTAGCCCCAATCACAAATATCATATTGAAGAAGACCGCTACAGCATCCAACATATGAAACGTAAAGGCATCACTGCTATGCCACGTCCCCACAGCCATGACTTAGCCGAGCTGTACTATCTGATACAAGGGGAGCGGGTATACTTTGTGGACGACCGAGTCATTACGGTTCATAAGGGTGAGCTTATTCTTATCTCCGGCCGGGAGCTTCATTCCACAGCAAGCTCGGAAGTAGCCGAGTTCGAGCGGATTCTGATCAACTATGATCCTGCTCTTCTACCGCCTTCCCTGCAGAATGAAGCCATCTGGTTTCATGACCGCGGGTACCGCTTGTTCAAGCTGACCCTGCGCGAGCAGGACGAAGCGGAAATCCTAATGAACCGGATGCTGGAAGAATGCCGGTTACAGCGACCGTATTACGAAACCAGCGTAATCGCTTTATTCGCCGAGCTGATGATTCTCCTTCAGCGTTCAGAGAGTATCTCACAAGCTGGAGGGACGAAACATCCGCTCCATCATCTAGTAACTGATGTAGCCACCTATATCCGTGATCACTACCGTGAGGCCCTTACTCTGGAAGAAACTGCAAGTAATTTTTACATTAGTCCTTCATACTTGAGCCGGGTATTTCACCGATTGACGGGTTTTCACTTTCGGGAATACATCGTTCATGTCCGTGTAAGGGAAGCCGAACGCCTGCTTGTCGGATCTACAGGCAAAATCCAGGAGATCGCCTCCGCTGTCGGATTTGAACATCTTTCCCATTTCAATAAAACATTCAAAAAATCAACCGGTCTGACCCCGCTCCAATACCGAAAAGAAGCAAGGTCACACCCACGGAAGTTCAAGACGGATTTCCATCATCCATAG